In Amaranthus tricolor cultivar Red isolate AtriRed21 chromosome 5, ASM2621246v1, whole genome shotgun sequence, a genomic segment contains:
- the LOC130813114 gene encoding uncharacterized protein LOC130813114: MAEEGYNVTLNVYDLSQGLARQLSTTFLGKAIEAIWHTGIVVYGKEYFFGGGIQQAPAGATQYGTPVRVVELGITHVPQDVFESYLEEISPRYTAETYSLLTHNCNNFSNEVAQFLVGVSIPDYILQLPNEVMSSPMGAMILPMIQQLEATMRAGVVPQAPQFRPSTLGQLATNVNSIQNSTTSSKASASITKAQEQSNKKEDKNTCQKSIEKEVPPAISPKVANIPSVSTEDPLGNARNLVHEEITREFAALMATGTLRASEAAALATRKVMERHGKLNVAMP; the protein is encoded by the exons ATGGCTGAA GAGGGTTACAATGTCACTTTGAATGTCTATGACTTGAGCCAGGGACTTGCTCGGCAGCTTTCTACCACATTTCTTGGGAAAGCCATAGAAGCAATATG GCATACAGGAATTGTAGTCTATGGTAAGGAGTACTTCTTTGGTGGAGGAATTCAGCAGGCCCCAGCAGGGGCAACTCAATATGGGACTCCAGTACGAGTCGTGGAATTGGGGATTACTCATGTGCCTCAAGATGTGTTTGAAAGTTACTTGGAGGAAATTAGTCCTCGATACACTGCTGAAACTTACAGTTTGCTCACTCACAATTGCAACAACTTCAGTAATGAGGTTGCTCAGTTTCTAGTAGGCGTATCCATTCCCGATTACATTCTTCAGCTTCCGAATGAAGTTATGAGCAGCCCCATGGGTGCTATGATAT TGCCAATGATTCAGCAATTGGAGGCAACTATGAGAGCTGGTGTGGTCCCTCAAGCTCCTCAGTTCAGACCATCCACATTAGGGCAGCTTGCAACAAATGTCAATAGCATTCAGAATTCTACAACTTCATCCAAAGCATCCGCGAGCATTACTAAAGCTCAGGAGCAGTCCAACAAAAAAGAGGACAAAAATACTTGCCAGAAAAGCATAGAGAAGGAAGTGCCTCCAGCAATTTCTCCCAAGGTCGCAAATATACCATCAGTTTCTACGGAAGATCCTCTCGGTAATGCCAGGAACCTAGTGCATGAAGAGATCACCAGAGAATTTGCAGCTCTTATGGCGACAGGGACTCTGAGGGCAAGTGAGGCTGCTGCACTTGCAACTCGTAAAGTGATGGAGAGACATGGAAAATTAAATGTAGCAATGCCTTAG
- the LOC130813113 gene encoding uncharacterized vacuolar membrane protein YML018C, protein MRNETWKWIVGLIYIVAVAAIWIAASYVVQSVVDDGISPFLITYICNSLFIIYIPLVEASRFLEGYSGKFCFWRKKEDVGLEELGQSEEVILLEKNELDEPTSSVHSHIYTDQEGTNRNSMEIDSEPNFIAYEVENEFLDRVKVSEDPDKQLDLKGRWTRARVARISLLVCPFWFLAQLTFNLSLKYTTVTSNTILSTSSSLFTFLLSMAFLGENFTWLKFIGVLLCMGGTIIVSLGDSETGKSVISSNPVLGDILSLSSAGLYSVYITLIRKKFPDDEKSGQVSMAQFLGFLGFFNMMIFLPVMLLLHFTQLEAFTTFTWKQFSLIVGKGLLDNVLSDYLWAKAVLLTTTTVATAGLTIQIPLAALVDTLIGNAPNAIDYIGAAAVMVGFAGINAPSDVLNRSKQVTLELENPSDSQNHVLPVSNDTAE, encoded by the exons ATGAGAAATGAGACATGGAAATGGATTGTAGGTTTGATATACATTGTAGCGGTAGCCGCCATATGGATTGCTGCTAGCTATGTAGTTCAATCTGTTGTGGATGATGGAATTTCCCCCTTCCTAATCACATACATTTGCAATTCATTGTTTATAATCTACATCCCTCTTGTGGAAGCATCAAGGTTTTTGGAAGGTTACAGCGGGAAATTTTGCTTTTGGAGGAAGAAAGAGGATGTTGGCTTGGAAGAATTAGGGCAATCGGAAGAGGTCATTCTTCTCGAAAAAAATGAGTTGGATGAACCAACAAGTAGTGTGCATTCCCATATATATACTGACCAAGAAGGAACTAATCGAAATTCCATGGAAATAGATTCGGAGCCAAATTTTATTGCATATGAGGTGGAAAATGAATTTTTAGACCGAGTTAAAGTTTCTGAAGATCCTGATAAACAGCTGGATTTAAAGGGACGCTGGACACGCGCTAGGGTAGCAAGAATCAGCCTTTTGGTATGCCCATTTTGGTTTTTGGCACAGCTGACCTTTAACCTTTCACTGAAGTATACAACCGTCACT TCAAATACAATTTTGAGCACATCTTCTAGCCTTTTCACCTTTCTGCTCTCTATGGCATTCTTGGGTGAGAATTTTACTTGGTTGAAGTTCATAGGTGTACTACTTTGCATGGGAGGAACAATCATTGTGAGTTTAGGTGACTCAGAAACAGGAAAAAGTGTTATCAGCTCAAATCCTGTACTTGGAGACATTCTTTCACTTTCTTCTGCTGGTTTATATTCTGTATATATAACTCTCATTCGTAAGAAGTTTCCTGATGATGAGAAAAGCGGCCAAGTGAGCATGGCACAGTTTCTGGGATTTTTGGGATTTTTCAACATGATGATTTTCCTTCCGGTTATGCTTCTATTGCATTTCACCCAGTTGGAGGCTTTTACTACCTTTACCTGGAAGCAATTCAGCCTGATTGTGGGCAAAG GTTTACTTGATAATGTTCTGAGTGACTACTTATGGGCTAAAGCCGTTCTTTTGACCACAACAACGGTGGCAACAGCTGGGCTCACGATTCAGATTCCATTAGCAGCTTTGGTTGATACACTGATCGGTAATGCCCCCAATGCAATTGATTACATTGGAGCTGCTGCTGTTATGGTTGGATTTGCAGGCATCAATGCCCCATCTGATGTTTTGAATAGGTCCAAGCAAGTTACCTTGGAGCTAGAAAACCCATCTGATTCTCAGAATCATGTCCTGCCAGTCTCAAACGACACTGCcgaataa
- the LOC130813115 gene encoding probable serine/threonine-protein kinase PBL25 has product MSCFPCFSSHRKKASRRFHSPLGDVRSNGSSMLNNQWIETQPANSKLKESKDSKENNIAAQTFTFRELANATKNFRSECLVGEGGFGRVYRGQLSTGQTIAVKQLDRNGVQGNREFLVEVLMLSLLHHPNLVNLIGYCADGDQRLLVYEYMSLGSLEDHLLDIPQEQRPLEWYKRMRIALDAAKGLEYLHDKANPPVIYRDLKSSNILLEKDFHAKLSDFGLAKLGPTGDKAYVSTRVMGTYGYCAPEYQRTGQLTPKSDVYSYGVVLLELITGRRAIDTNRPSNEQNLITWAQAYLGNPSKYHELADPLLGGDYPEKGLNQAVAIAAMCLQEEETARPFMSDVVTALNYLTLSSENGCNSPSGNSSPDTEYTDYTECLNPQIQDNEYQDRQRALAEAMEWGSTHTAISRATSKSSSCVDLKTLKIFPAVS; this is encoded by the exons ATGAGTTGTTTTCCATGCTTTTCCTCACACAGAAAGAAAGCATCAAGGAGGTTCCATAGCCCACTTGGAGATGTACGTTCTAATGGTTCTTCTATGCTAAACAATCAATGGATTG AAACTCAGCCAGCTAACAGTAAATTAAAGGAAAGCAAGGACAGTAAGGAAAATAATATAGCAGCACAGACTTTCACTTTCAGAGAACTAGCTAATGCAACAAAGAATTTTCGTTCGGAATGTTTGGTAGGTGAAGGTGGATTTGGAAGAGTATACAGAGGCCAACTTTCAACAGGACAG ACTATTGCAGTAAAGCAACTTGATAGAAATGGAGTACAAGGGAACAGAGAATTTCTTGTAGAGGTTCTGATGCTTAGCCTTTTACATCATCCAAATTTGGTTAATCTTATTGGATATTGTGCTGATGGAGATCAAAGGCTCTTAGTGTATGAATACATGTCTTTAGGATCTTTGGAAGACCATctacttg ATATTCCACAAGAACAAAGACCATTAGAATGGTACAAAAGAATGAGGATTGCTTTGGATGCTGCCAAGGGTCTAGAATATCTTCATGATAAAGCAAATCCTCCGGTCATATACAGGGACTTGAAATCATCTAATATCTTGCTAGAGAAGGATTTTCATGCTAAACTCTCTGATTTTGGACTAGCAAAGTTAGGTCCTACAGGAGACAAAGCATATGTTTCAACCAGAGTTATGGGAACATATGGATATTGTGCACCCGAATACCAAAGGACTGGTCAATTGACACCTAAGTCGGATGTGTATAGTTATGGAGTTGTCTTACTTGAGCTAATTACCGGTCGAAGAGCTATCGACACCAACAGACCAAGTAATGAGCAGAATCTTATCACTTGG GCACAAGCATATTTAGGTAATCCAAGCAAATACCATGAGTTGGCAGATCCACTTCTAGGAGGGGATTATCCAGAGAAAGGTCTAAACCAGGCAGTGGCAATAGCAGCAATGTGCCTTCAAGAAGAAGAAACAGCGCGGCCTTTCATGAGTGATGTAGTGACTGCCCTCAATTATCTGACATTAAGCTCAGAAAATGGTTGTAATTCTCCCTCCGGCAATTCGTCTCCTGACACCGAGTACACTGATTATACCGAGTGTTTGAACCCTCAAATCCAAGATAATGAGTATCAAGACCGCCAACGAGCTTTAGCTGAAGCCATGGAATGGGGTTCTACCCACACTGCTATATCTCGTGCTACTAGCAAAAGCTCATCGTGTGTTGATCTCAAAACACTAAAAATTTTCCCTGCAGTGAGCTGA